Proteins encoded by one window of Arachis ipaensis cultivar K30076 chromosome B04, Araip1.1, whole genome shotgun sequence:
- the LOC107638581 gene encoding heavy metal-associated isoprenylated plant protein 33: MSKEEILKIQKCVLKVNIHCDGCKHKVKKILQKIDGVFTTEIDSEQGKVTVSGNVDPNVLIKKLAKSGKHAELWGAPKPNNNNNNNHNNQNHLANQMKNMQIEHNGKGGGGGGGGGNNKGQKAGNNQPKGGGGGQNPQQQLQQQLQQLQQMKGFQDLKLPQFKDMQMMAPNQNPKNNNNNNNNMKQVKFSLPPEEDDLSDDELDEFDDDDDFDDEFDDEMDDPHHPLNKMKLPMGNGAAHNMMLNGIMNAQKGGGGGGGNGGGNGKKGGGGGGGGGGLPVQMQGMGGGNDGKNGNGGGKKGGGGGGGGGNNQIQGGNKNNGGKNGGPMQNGNNGGGNKNGNNGHHGGGGGNPNNGNGGKKGNSMMGEGGNGGGGGGAQAMMSNGFQNLGGHHPSMGGPNMGPMNLPMGSAAAVNGGGGGPAGYFPQGGSAAPEGMGGNPYNQQQYMAAMMNQQRAMGNDRFQPMMYARPPMAVNYMYPPPPYNPYSYPPPPPEPTYSNFFSDENTSSCSIM, from the exons ATGAGTAAAGAAGAGATTTTGAAGATACAG AAATGTGTTCTTAAAGTGAACATACACTGTGATGGGTGCAAGCATAAAGTCAAGAAAATCCTCCAGAAGATTGATG GGGTGTTTACGACCGAGATAGATTCAGAACAGGGGAAGGTCACGGTTTCAGGGAACGTGGATCCAAACGTTCTCATCAAGAAGCTTGCAAAATCAGGCAAACATGCAGAGCTTTGGGGTGCTCCtaaacccaacaacaacaacaacaacaaccataaTAATCAGAACCACCTTGCTAACCAGATGAAGAACATGCAAATTGAGCACAATGGCAAAGGtggtggcggcggcggcggcggtggTAACAACAAGGGTCAGAAGGCTGGGAATAACCAACCCAAAGGTGGTGGCGGTGGGCAGAATCCACAGCAACAGCTGCAGCAGCAGTTGCAGCAGCTTCAGCAGATGAAAGGGTTTCAAGATCTGAAGCTTCCTCAATTCAAGGACATGCAAATGATGGCTCCAAATCAGAAccccaagaacaacaacaacaacaacaacaacatgaaGCAAGTGAAGTTCAGTTTGCCTCCTGAGGAGGATGATTTGTCTGATGACGAGTTGGatgagtttgatgatgatgatgactttgaTGACGAATTTGATGATGAGATGGATGATCCTCACCATCCATTGAACAAGATGAAGCTCCCTATGGGAAATGGTGCTGCTCATAATATGATGTTGAATGGCATCATGAATGCTCAGAAGGGTGGTGGCGGCGGCGGCGGAAATGGAGGAGGCAACGGCAAGAAAGGCGgcggcggtggtggtggtggtggaggtttgCCTGTGCAGATGCAGGGGATGGGTGGTGGGAACGACGGTAAAAATGGAAATGGAGGAGGAAAGAAAGGAGGcggcggtggcggtggcggtggtaACAACCAGATTCAAGGTGGTAACAAAAACAATGGTGGCAAAAATGGAGGTCCTATGCAAAATGGAAACAATGGAGGTGGAAACAAGAATGGTAACAATGGGCACCACGGCGGCGGTGGCGGCAATCCAAACAATGGCAATGGGGGCAAAAAGGGTAATTCAATGATGGGTGAAGGTggtaatggtggtggtggtggtggtgctcaAGCTATGATGAGCAATGGGTTCCAAAACCTTGGTGGTCATCATCCTAGCATGGGTGGGCCCAATATGGGCCCAATGAACCTCCCAATGGGCTCAGCCGCAGCAGTCAACGGCGGCGGGGGCGGCCCGGCTGGGTACTTCCCACAGGGCGGCTCCGCGGCTCCGGAGGGTATGGGCGGAAACCCTTACAACCAACAACAATACATGGCTGCAATGATGAACCAACAAAGAGCAATGGGGAATGATAGATTCCAACCAATGATGTATGCAAGGCCTCCAATGGCAGTGAATTACATGTACCCTCCTCCTCCTTACAACCCTTACAGCTACCCTCCTCCTCCTCCAGAACCAACATATTCCAATTTTTTCAGTGATGAAAATACCTCAAGCTGCAGCATTATGTGA